One Falco peregrinus isolate bFalPer1 chromosome 7, bFalPer1.pri, whole genome shotgun sequence genomic window, AAATCTATAAATCTATTAATTTCAAGATACCACACATTTGAAATGGAATTCTTCAATGTTCTTTGGGAAGGTTGGCTCTAAAATTATGAATTGGTGAAGAATTTATGACGAGTCTGACTGAGGATAATGTCAAAATCTACGAACAAAACAATTAAACTAATAGTTACAAAGGACAAGCTGGGAGACCCAATTCAACAAATTAAGAGGGGTTTATAAAAGTTTCAGGTCAGAAAGGAAACACTGCTTTTTAACTTAATTTCCAAATACTAGCCTTGTTCTAATTTACAGCGTATTAGAGGAGTGGACAAAATAGTCTTTAATTTAATCTCTTTCCTTACAGAAATGGAGGACAAAATGTTTACTGGTTTGCAGTTCAGCAGTGATGGCCTCAAGCTTGGCCTCTTTTTAGTAACTAAAATGTATGGAACTGTTTTCAAGAAACCCACATAATCTGGAAGTAAAAGTGacaaaataatgtaaatgaagttgcttttattcaaaatcactgcaaaagtggtttgttttcctgaagaagtTAGAGCTGGATGGTGACATTTTAATAGCAGAATTTTCCTAGCTCTTATCGTTGGTACCAGATGATTTATTTAGTTCCAAGACACAGTTCAGTATTGCTGGAAAACTGGGaagatgctgtgctgcagctgaagccaCGAAAACACATCCAGTTCACAAAATGAACTAATGCATGATTAAAACCTGCAagttaaaacatgaaaaatggaaaattcttGAAATACTATTTGAAAATAAGGTAACTGCTTGTAGAAAATGGATAATGCagatataaaatagaaaatacaaaatgcagaaaactgcaGCTTTTGAAGAGGCGAAACATGAAAATGTGGCTATAAGGCACAGAACTGCCTTTTCTGTAATGCTGCATGAGCATGACAAAATTAACAATTTCaacttttcaaaaattaatttaaaatacatttcacattATTCTTTTAGCTATTTAAATGACATTGCATAATAGCACTATAACAGAACATTATGGATTCTATCAGAGAGACAAAAAAGTCATGTTCAAAATCAGAAACAATGTGAATTTGCAGTTTTCTATGATTCACTGTAATCATTAATTCATGTGTTAATataaatcaaataatttaaacattGTGATTTAGTTTAGTTAAAATTGTCCATTGTAATGTATAATGTACAGCGatgtaattttttcttgttctacAATATTCCTGTATTAAACTATTCAAAAATcatatttacagaaatatttactgaTAAAGAGATTAACATATATATTCAATGAGAAATTTTAGCTATTGAAGTTCATGTTTGCTCAGTAAATCAGAACCtataatttaacatttttacattGGACCTCTGTTACCAATTGCTTGCAGTAGCTGATGCCATAAATTTTCCCAAAcatcagagaaaaggaaatctggTAAATAAGTAGATTTGAGACAGCactttcaattattattttctgtggctAAACCCAAAGAATAGTCTACTAGAAATATAAAACtatcagaacaaaaaaaagtctaataatttttatttaacgATAGATTTTGATTCAGTCATTGTCTATCTAGCAAGTGCATTACTAAATATATATAGTTACTAGTCTTGAGTCACAATATCTGTCATTTTATGCACATTGCTGCACAGTTTCAAATTTGTATgatgtattttaagttttagaCCTATAGTGGAGGCACTTTTGCAACTTACACAGTTTATAAACTGCTTGCCCACACCATTTTCCCGGAGTCTGAGATCGCAAGGCCTGATTCTCAGCTCAAGTTAGGTCCAGTGGTGTTACTGATTTATCCCAGCTGTAGATCTGAATCTCTTGACACACTGAATTATTGCTGAACCCAATGCAAGTTTCTATGTGTGTATTAAAAGCATTACAGTATGTGACCCTATGTAGCTCCTGAGTCATAGCCACTTAGGtaactgaaaaaacaaatgtttacttccagcagtgctgctgaacTATTAACAGTGATTATTATTAAACTGCAgaacccgccccccccccccccccatatttTAGTGTGCTTATcccttcacagaaaaaatgttaaaactcTGATTTTAAGATCTGCATCACTGTTGATGATTAATGGCTAGTGACAGTCAAAGCTGAAAGAACAAAGCATGGTTTTCAAATATCTGACAGAGCATGAAGAACCGGCAAATCTTAAATTCTCTTGTGCTGTCAGATATCATACTTCTGTTTGGACTACATATTGTGCATATCGCAAAATTCACTAAAATACCAAATCATACCGATTTAAGAACATACTTCAGTAAAACTGATTCACATCTGGGTGCTGATAATTTTGAGTATGTTAAGACAATATATTTATCttattaacatttaaatttgCAAACATTCCGTAcgccaaagaaaacaaaacccctaatAAATATGCCGAAAAACCCCATACCTCAGTATGAAATCCTGACCCCTTCTCCAACTAAGTACACACAGTCCAAATACACTGAGAATGCCAAACTACAGGGGCCCCTCTGTGGGGAAACCTGTATTTCAGTCAGCAGCATCCGTCAGCCAAAATAGAAGTGTAGGGACAGACGCTAGAGAAAGGATGACACTTCAAAGTGGTGGCCGATTTCAGAACGAGTGTGTTTCTGTGTACCATTAAGGCAATGCCATGCTTGTACTAACGCAGCATTTTATGCGGATTTATGTGCAGAACATAACTGTCACTCTGGGCTCATTTTAGTGTGCTTTGCGGTGCTAATTAGGCTCCTGGTCCTGTCGTCGGCCCAGACTAGCCCATTTGGTGTCACATCTCCCAGCAAGGTCATGCAAGGCAACgaaggagagaaaaagtgtGTTGTACAgctccctctgcttctgcagcaaatAAATCCTATCACACTTCAAGAGATGACTGCCAACTGAAAATCCACAGGTCTTGGCCTGGGGCTTGCTCAGGTGGCACTGTGCCGGTGCCATATTCCCTCCGTTTCGGGAAACCTCTGCACGTGGCAGCAGCCGGATTTGAAGACCAGGTAAAGGCACTCGGGGAACCGCCGCgtccattttctttcctgctgatTAAAAAAGGCCTGGGCGGAGGTTTGATCAACTTGCTAAAGCTAGAGCTAAACCCAAGTCTCAGCGAGCTTACAGGGGAAGCGGTGTGACACACAGCGGCCCGCGAAGGAACGGCTGTCGCAGCGTCCATCTCGCACCCGCCCGACGGGCTCCTCCCGTCCCGCGCCCGCTGCCTCCGCCGCGGCACCGCGGCCCTCGCCCCGGCGATCGCTGCAGTCGGGCGCCACAGCCCCCGCCCCTCACCGGCGGCCGGAGCGAGGGCCAGGCCGAGCGCGCCCCAGGGGCCCGGCAGCGCCGCGGGCCGGGGCGCCGGGCACGGAGGCGCCTGAGCCGCAAGCGCAGGTGAGACGGCGCCTCTGCCCCGAGCGGCCGGGCCACTGCGGGGTGCGCCGAGAGGGCAGGAGGGTCTCCCCGGATTACTACGATTTCCGCGGTTTCCAGGGAGCCGCTCGATCGCCGCTCGCACGCCGCAGGCGGGAGGGAGGCAgcggtcccggtcccggtcccggtcccggtcccggtcccggtcccggccccggccccggccacCGCCACCGCCGCCCTCCTCGGGGGCGGCCGTTGGGAAGTACGTCACGGCGGGCGCGCGCCTGCGCCAGGGCGGCGGATTTGaacggcggcggcgggcgggcgggagccGTTGGGCCCCTTCGCGGCAGcagcgggaggaggagggggaaggatgAAGCGCACGGCGCCCCGCTCGACTTTGCGGAAAATCATCAAGAAGCACAAGCCTCAGTTACGCCTGGCGGCTAACACCGACCTGCTggtgaggaaggagaggggcGGGCGCCGCGGGGGCGGCCTGGAGATGCGGGCCGTTCCGCCCCTcggcgctgcccccggcccctgACCGGCGAGGCAGGCGGAGGCCGGCCGCGGTCCCTGGCCGCTCCGGCAGTGTGGGGAGCCCGAGGGCTGAGTCCTTCAGCTCCATCCGCGCTCTCCCGGGGAGCCTGGGGGTGGTAgcgcagggcgggggggggggggggggggcagttgGCTGCTTAGGGACAGGGGTCCCTAAGTGGGGACATTTAGTTTCAAAACGTTTTATTGCTTGAAAGACGCGGGCCGGTGGATTGTGCGTGCTGGAGCGCTTTGTAGTTGCTGTGTGTAATGGGATGTCACGTTACTGCTCAGGGTGTTTCTGCGGTGACCTACGGGCAGAGGGGCACAAAACTTGTGGGGAGATGGAGGGCGGGTTAGCCTAATAAAACGTTAGTAAATAGtggctgcagctttctgcagctttctgcctgCTGTATTGTAGATTTCTGACCGAATTTGGGGATTCAGGGACAGGCTGATGCATAAATATTGTGTCATTACATGTACACGCTGCTCTTCGAAGAGTTCTATGTAAACGGGCTGAGAAATGGGAATTTGGTTTACGTGGCTGTAACGTTTGTTGTTTATGTAGGGCAGGTCGGGTATGCGGATATCAATCCACTTAATTGTGATCAACGAGTTGCTAAACCATTAAGTCATCTTGAATAATCGATCCTACTTTTGTAGAAGGCCATCTAAGTAATCTGCCCAAAACTAAGGAATGACAAGTCTTGTTAGTTATCTAATGAGAATAAGGTGTTGAGATCCTGTTCATTGCTTTAAAACACCTGTCATAAAGGTGTAGATGTAACAGAACCACATCAAAACAAGTTTCAGACAACAGGTCAACCAATTTGGATTCCTTCTGACCTGCAATAAGGGATTTGTGGCACAGGAAGGGTTTGTCTCACCAAGAAATTACTTGAGTACAGCAAGAAAACCTGACCTCAAGAGATCTTGTGGTAGCTGctgtgttggaaaaaaaaaaaaagtatctgtggATAAAAAGTATTCTTTGAAGTGTGTTCATAGGCTTGACTTGCTGAACTGTCATGCCCTCTTGTTTACAAATGTGTGTGATTCTCAGAACATTAATGCATGCTGTATACTAGTATGGTACCTGACTTGAATTGTAAGTCTGTATTTCTTACGTGTATAAAAGTTGTCTTGCAGCATCTTGAAGGTTGGTATCTGGGTATATGAGGCTAAATGTAGatataaaaaattgaaaaaaagataaatgaaatgAATATGCTAATTACATGAAGGGATTTACATTTGAATGTAAGCTGtacatatttttctaattggtctaataaaaataagatcTTTTCCTACTTCTTTCGCTATCTTTGGAGTATTTTATGGACTAAAGACCTGGCCCCTTGCTGCTTGTGCTCACACCTACTCAAAGCTTACTCAGTGTCATTTATTGTCAACCAATCAAACTTACATAATCACTAATAACATTTTTTGTAGACGTTAGTAACAGTTGGTCTGTGTTTCCATGGTAATGTTAATTAGGCTTCAAGGTAGTGTAGCTGTCTGAAAAGGGGTAAGTGGGACATCCATCCACATCTTGGGCATTGGTTCCCATCTCTTCTTTGTCCTGGCACCAGCATCCTGTGGATTGCAAAGACAATCAGTGAATTGAATTGACTGAAACTAACAAACAACAACAATCTGACCTAGCTTAAAATATAGCTATGCAAATACTCATTCTAACACAAAGGATGAGATAAGAATGAATTTTAATAATGTGGTGGAAGCATGGATTATCTCTTCTGGTGATGTAAAATTAAATGGCCTTTTATGTTAGGAGgcttggcttttttattttacctttaaaCAGGAATGCCCAGGGGTGGGGATTGCCCAATATATTCTTCAAATAAGCATGTGGCTAAAAGCTCTTTAGCTCTTTATTTCTATGAATAAATAAcacagctgcagttttgctttatttaaaaaaaaaaaaaaagggtgaggGGAAAGTTTAGTTCTGTAGTTAGACAAGTAGTAAGTTTTGGGAGTGGTTTTTTAGTGTCTCTGTTATTCCCTACAAACCTTGTAAGAGTGATGGCATACTCTAGAAATTGATACAGTAGCTATCTTAACACGACAAAACCATATACATTTTGAGTAAAGTGCTTGTGTCTTCTGTGGGGGAATAGAGAATCGACTAGTTCGGTTTCTGGGTTGTCTTCCTGAATGATCCGTGCTCTGTGTTTGAATCTGCTGTGGTACTTAACCAGTCTAAGGAGGAGGTCTTCCTACCTAGTTTATGACTTAATctgattgttttccttttcttggccttcagtgattatttttcctcaaTAAATCAGTGTTACCTATGTCATCGTTACTAACAAGTCTGAGAGACATAAGAATTcagataattttattaaatacttgAATGTTTCTTCTTCGGTTTTCAGATTCTTTCAATCAAATCTCTTTGCAATTTGAAGCTTTGTCAGAACCTGTTTCTTAAGTGTTATCTTTCTCTGTGCACAGTGTAGCTAACAAATTTCATCAAAATTTATCAAGAAGCTGATTTTTTGAAGGAGTGTGATAATATTTTTGAGTGAAGAGATAGGAATAGCTTTTAAGGTTTTCCCTATGCTATTAGAACTCAGTTAGTTacctttttgaaaataagaggTAAAGATTTTAGTACTGAAGTTCAGCTGTTCCCCCCTCCTCAACGGcctgagaagaaaaagctgcagactTTGCTCTTGCttgaaattacagaagaaaagcaagagctCAGCTGCTTGTTTTATTCTGTAAGGGCAGGTTTATATTTACATTGCAGGAAAAGCTTGAAGTGTTGCACTGAATGACACCTTTTTTCTTGGTTACCAGCACAGAATGATGACTGAAGGCAAAATATCAGTCTAAAGAATTGTTCTAAAGTTAtggcagcaaaaaaaattacagtgcttGTCCCTGCTATTCGTTAGTTCTGTTGAACAGGtgtgtgggagctgctgtgcaagCAGTGTTGTGAGTTTTTACATACgtttttaaaactttgcaatcttttttttatgGGAAATAAGCATTCTGTTGTGTAAGGTAGTTTTCACATGTAGttcaaaactttttaaattttatgtagATGGACAATAATATATAGTAAAGCAATGTctttaaacaaatacagtatCACTTCTAGGTACTTGTCAGTAACTGCTGCTCATGCTATTCAGTCATTCTGCCTTTCATTAGCCTCTCTCAATTGCCTTGAATAATCTGGAATATTTATTAACATGTGTGCTTTATTGTGGAACGTTCTGATTTTAGTTATGTGACTATTTTTAAACCTATAGCAGGGGAAACTTCTCCACATGCAGCGATTCGCTTTGAAAATAGCAAGATAAAGGTACAGTGATTCTGAGAGAAGACGTGTTTCCTAaaggcagttttaaaattaatacttttgCCTTTAGGATTCTCAGCAGAAGGACTTGCAAGTATGGAAGCTTTTGTTCCATGTCCCTTTTCTCCCCCAAGTTTTTTCCAGAAACCTAACCTCCATGTTGATAAGTCTAATAATGAGCGTTCTAATGTTGAACACTATTTTAGTGCCACTGCTTGATTCTGTCGGAGATTATTTCTGTGTAACTAAAGAGtagtttaaaaatagctttgatATTTTGCTAAATAAATCTGCAAGAACATCTGCTTTTTGTGTTGTAGATGCTCCCAAATGATGCCAAATATTATGTAAATTTATCTATAGCATGCTGGCTTCATTTAATtcaggagattaaaaaaaaccaccctaaatTGCTTGTCATATGGACAGTGAAATGCCTGTCCTCTAACAGATTCTTTGTGCTGCAAACCCACTGCCAAAGTATTTCCTATAAACTCTAACTTGTTACTTATTATATATTTCTAGGCTTTGCAGATGAGGTATGGCAGAATAAgtatataaattttatataaatatttcatatattttcatatatttcagaagtatttttatgcACTCTTgattgaaaatgtatttttgtacaCTTCACATAGCAAAGTTAATATTGTTTGAAAGTTTAATTTACAAAAGGTGCAATTACCAGTTTTCAGGCTGGACTGTTAAAACAGTTCACATAATGTTTGTATAATGCTAAAAATTTGTATTACAGGTCACTTATTGCACAGGGGTGCTTTTGGCTGGCAGTTCTTAGTCCACGTTAGATCAGTTCCTTGCCTGCTGAAATTTTTGCTGCCTCTGTACTAGCAGTGTAGCATTCTGTATTGAACAGAATACTGCCCTATCAGTTCTTTTCATGTAAAAAGGTTAAGTAAGCAatgaactgggaaaaaaatagatggaGCCTCCTGACAGTGGAGAATTTTTTGTTCTGGAGAAATTAATGTTGGTGCTTCTTTACACTGGAAAGGGGCAGAAGTCCTTGAACTTGTCTGTGGTCCATTTGCTGATAAGGCAGGGATAAATTTGCTGTTCGTTAAAAGTCTGGCCATTGTAGTGACTGAAAACTGACTATACTAACTAGTAAGCAAAAAAGGCTTCATCTTATTCTatgatatttatattttgttataaaaatactaataaaaatcagatttgaCTTCTGTTAGATCAGTTGTTGTTTGTATGATCATTTCTAGAGCACTTCAACTATTCAAGTATACCaaatttaaactttatttaCCGGAATCTTGCAGTAAGGAATGTCTTGGGAATTTATTGGGACTTGAACTGAGTGGTACTTCATTTTCCTGAGAACACCTTTCAGGAATTTGGAAGCAGTCTAATATGTGAATCCTCTGTCTCAAAcaatgaacttttaaaaaaaaaaaaacccaaccaactaTGCTTAAGCAGTTTGAACCCttcttgataatttttttttcccccctcttttaaAGGTACACTTGAGCTTCTTACTGTTTCTTCATCGGCTAGCAGAAGAAGCCAGGACAAAGGCTTTTGagaacaaaagtaaaataattaaacctGAGCACACTATAGCTGCAGCAAAGGTAATAAAgcatttgtaatatttttctttttttttgtttaatgtaaaaatgtattacaAAAGCATATGCAAAAGTTTTCTGTGTTAGTGTTTATGTGTTTGGATTTATAGTCCAGAACCTGCAGAGACTTAATGTTCTTTAATCCATTGTTGGCATAGTTCACAGTTACCAAGACATCAAATTAACTCTCCTTGCCCTAATAAATATAGCCCTATTTTTGATTATTCCATGTTTAAGTTCATAGTTTCATTATGTGGGTAAGTCTACACAGTAGTCTACCAGCAGGCATCCTGAAAGCCCAGGGAATAGGAGCAAATTCCAAAGTTGGAGTTCAGATGGTACTATATCAAGGAAACATTCTGTTTTAACTCCAGTAATATAGATGAAGCTTTATGGAACAAGTGAGAAATAGTTCAAAGAGGTTCAAATACTTTACACCTTCAGTTCTTACCTGCTTAGTCTGAAAGATGTTTGAAGTGGTTTCTTGCAGCATTGTGTGGATGGTACTTGAAGAGATACTTCGTGTGATGTGTTCAGCAAGCGAAGGACTACGCGAGGATTAAACTGTGGGTTGTTATATGGGTAGTTAAGCATAACAAAAAATTGCTCTATGAATATCTGTGAAGGAGGAACCCTTTGAATTACAGAGCATGGTAAGTTTTGTGTACatgcaaaagaagagaaagaggaaggtACTATGCAGCTTTCTCTAGAAGGGATTTGAGTAGTGCCAAAGTATGACTGAAATCCTTCGTATTCCATAGCTCATTTCACTCGCTAGGATGTATCTGCTTTAGGTTTCATGAAGGAACTCAGTCTTTAATTTGTTGTCTGTTCAACCACCTATTTACTGCTTGGCAAACTGGAAGAACAAAACAGTGTTATCTGATATTTGGGTCCCCTGGAttctgtttatctttttttttcttttccccgcaccaccaccaccccccccccccccccccccccggtgaAGTGTTTAGTTTGATACTTTGTATTACTATAGTAACAGAAATATATACAGGATGTGTAGGGTAGCCAAGTGAATGTTACAGTTGGAATTGcatttgtgatttctttttaactgcaaTCTTAACATTATTTGAACATTTTTGTGCTccatttattattaatttttttttttaagatgagaagaaaggaaaaattgcctgtattttaataatgttaaCACTTAAATGGTCCCACTTGGGCTTTGAAGTTCATTTTTCAACTTAAACTCCAAACCAAAAAATGTCCTTCCAAGGGTCTGGGTACTCTTGATATAGAAAGAAATAAGGcattacaaacaaaaattgAGCGTAGTAGCCATATAATCGCAAAccttatttttatctttttgtctaGGCCTAACAGGGTAAGAGCTTCAAGGAATATGCTGAGAGCTTGGAAGTGTTATTGGTATttctcagcatttcatttttaaaataagccttttcttttacagaGTTCTTGATTATGAatgttcttattaaaaaaaaaacaaaacaacaaacaaaacccaccaaacttTCTGATACTGCATTTTTCTATGTGCTTTATTTCTAACCTTTTCCCTAGTCTTTTACCCTTGGTGGCTATACTCCTGGAAGCGGATTGTTTGGCTAGGTGAAGCTTTGGTCTGATCAGCCTAGCATTTTGGATTTCTTACTGCAGCCCGGATTGTAGTAATAAAAGCAGttataaatatacttttttctttttgcaggttattttaaagaaaagcagaggctAGAAAACAGACCACTGGAATTtcaaagcatgtttttctgtgttttcttactAACGTGAGATCCTGCGAGCCAGCTTTTGCACGCGTGGAAGTATTTATTGATGTCTATCTCATGactattttgctgtttctttaaaaaaactaatTCAAAAATCTTACAATGTATATTTTCATACACTTCATGCATACTATTAAAATGTGTGTCACTTGCCTTGAAGACTTCCAGCGTACCTTATTTCTTCCATAATAACAGAGGGATGCCTATACCATAGTCACTTTTCACGTACAATGTGACATTTATTATTAGAAGTGTGAAACTTTTAAAGgagaacagcaataaaaatgcaggTTCCACTAAATCCATTATAGATCAAGTCGTTGAAAGTAGATTTACTAGTTAAACAAAATTTTGGCTTTCAAAACAATCACTGTAGAAACTAGTGTATTGAATGCCTTGGCTTcgatttatttataaatgtcttaatattttctaaataacttTGAAAGATAGGCTGAAACTTCTGTGTTCTGGGGAAAGAATACATACTTTGTATTCTAAATAGCACTCAACTGTTAAGCTGGTCTTTTGTTTGATGTGGTATATGAGACAAGTTGGTGGTCTCTGATGCAGTTGGTGTGGAGAGATGCATGTTATGGATAATAAAAGATCtggcacagctgatgtttttgAAGTTAGATCCTGTACAAATAGTGAAGATCAGTTGGCATGAGTGCCAAGCtacttcctcctccctttcgATGAGTGTCATCCTAACTTGTCAGAAGTCTGGAAATGTTCATTatgtaaaaatatcttcttAAATTAAGATCATATCTGTTCCTAatctgatattttaaaacagctgctgaaTGCTTTTCTTAATAAATCTTTTAATAAAGATACAGTTGAAACTCACATTTTGAGCTGGTAATACAGTTTTGTGGAATATGAGGTATCTGATGCTTATGCACAGTGAtctattcttaaaataaagaattttaagaaacattttatattgAGTAGTCTAATTCTGTTTAACAAGTTACTGAGTGTATTCTAGAAACTCAGTaaaaaagaattgcattttatatttttgtaatctAAGGAAACTGTCCACATACTTTTAAAAGCCTGTACAACTTTTGAAAAGTCATTCTTTTACAgtatgcagaaagaaaggatgACTCTTCTGCTTGCTTAACTCAGGGGCTTAGTTTAGTCTGCTTCTTGTAAGGTTGACTAGATTCCTtactctgcattttcttctcttattcCATTGGAatccacaaagaaaaatgagaacataCATGTGTAGAGGATATTTGGACTTAATAATTTGAAGTACCTTCTCGGGAATAAGGGAGATCTGGCTAGGTATTTAATTACTGTCTGCGATTTAACAGTTTTATTACAATACTAGATTTTCCTTtgttagaaatgttttctcttaatttttccctgaaatattttcttacgGTCTTGTAAAACC contains:
- the CENPW gene encoding centromere protein W is translated as MKRTAPRSTLRKIIKKHKPQLRLAANTDLLVHLSFLLFLHRLAEEARTKAFENKSKIIKPEHTIAAAKVILKKSRG